Proteins encoded together in one Prunus dulcis chromosome 3, ALMONDv2, whole genome shotgun sequence window:
- the LOC117620516 gene encoding (6-4)DNA photolyase isoform X3 produces MSSGSGSLMWFRKGLRIHDNPALEYASKGSNFLYPVFVIDPHYMKPDPEAFSPGSSKAGLNRIQFLLESLRDLDLNLKRLGSRLLVPKGEPSEVLIRCLKESYASTAGIEIYSPVSHTLFNPADIIRKNGGKPPLSYQSFLKLAGEPSWASSPLSITLSSLPPVGNTGNCNISEVPTVEELGYEETQQDELSPFRGGETEALKRLRESIENKEWVAKFEKPKGDPSVFLKPATTVLSPYLKFGCLSSRYFYICLKDLYKNVKTHTVPPVSLAGQLLWRDFFYTVAFGTPSFDRMRGNKICKQIPWNDDDELLVAWREARTGFPWIDAIMTQLRKWGWMHHLARHCVACFLTRGDLFVHWEKGRDVFERLLIDSDWAINNGNWLWLSCSSFFYQYNRIYSPISFGKKYDPNGDYIRHFLPVLKDMPKEYIYEPWTAPLSIQNKAKCIIGRDYPKPVVAHDSASKDCRRRMAEAYALNQKMSGMVSAEDLRNLRRKLEEDQKPEVENKRQRKLIG; encoded by the exons ATGTCATCGGGTTCGGGTTCTCTAATGTGGTTCCGGAAGGGCCTGAGGATCCACGACAACCCTGCTCTCGAGTACGCCTCCAAAGGCTCCAATTTTCTCTACCCGGTGTTCGTGATCGACCCGCATTACATGAAGCCCGACCCGGAAGCATTCTCACCCGGGTCATCCAAAGCCGGTCTGAACCGGATTCAGTTTCTGCTCGAGAGCCTtagggatttggatttgaacCTCAAGAGGCTCGGGTCCAGATTGTTGGTGCCCAAAGGCGAGCCCAGCGAGGTACTCATTCGTTGCCTGAAGGAG aGCTATGCCTCTACGGCCGGCATTGAGATTTACAGTCCTGTAAGTCACACACTCTTCAATCCCGCAGATATTATACGGAAG AATGGGGGAAAGCCACCTTTGAGTTATCAATCATTTCTGAAGCTTGCTGGAGAGCCCTCATGGGCGTCGTCCCCACTTTCTATTACACTTTCTTCACTTCCTCCGGTTGGGAATACTGGAAATTGCAATATTTCAGAAGTTCCAACGGTCGAAGAACTTGGCTATGAAGAGACTCAACAG GATGAATTGTCTCCTTTTAGAGGTGGTGAAACAGAAGCCTTGAAGAGGTTAAGAGAATCAATTGAAAACAAG GAGTGGGTGGCCAAATTCGAAAAACCTAAGGGTGATCCATCTGTGTTTCTGAAGCCAGCAACAACTGTTTTATCACCTTATTTGAAA TTTGGTTGTCTCTCTTCCAGATACTTCTACATATGCCTTAaagatttatataaaaatgtCAAAACGCATACAGTACCTCCGGTATCTCTTGCTGGACAG TTGTTATGGCGAGACTTTTTCTACACGGTGGCATTTGGCACTCCTAGTTTTGATCGGATGAGGGGAAACAAAATATGCAAGCAG ATACCTtggaatgatgatgatgaactGCTGGTGGCTTGGAGGGAGGCTAGAACAGGATTCCCTTGGATTGATGCCATCATGACCCAG CTCCGGAAGTGGGGTTGGATGCACCATCTAGCACGACACTGTGTTGCATGTTTTTTAACTCGTGGTGATCTG TTTGTTCACTGGGAAAAAGGGCGTGATGTTTTTGAGAGGCTTCTGATTGATTCAGATTGGGCAATTAATAATGGAAACTGGCTATGGCTATCGTGCTCATCATTTTTCTACCAG TATAACCGTATCTACTCCCCAATCTCGTTTGGAAAGAAGTACGACCCAAATGGTGATTACATTAGACATTTTCTCCCTGTACTTAAAG ATATGCCAAAGGAGTACATTTATGAGCCATGGACGGCTCCTCTAAGCATTCAAAACAAGGCAAAGTGCATAATTGGAAGAGATTATCCAAAGCCAG TGGTTGCCCACGATTCTGCAAGCAAGGATTGCAGGAGGAGAATGGCTGAAGCATATGCATTGAACCAGAAGATGAGTGGCATGGTGAGCGCAGAAGATCTAAGAAACTTGAGGAGGAAACTGGAGGAAGACCAAAAGCCAGAGGTCGAAAATAAACGGCAAAGAAAGCTAATTGGCTGA
- the LOC117620516 gene encoding (6-4)DNA photolyase isoform X1, which produces MSSGSGSLMWFRKGLRIHDNPALEYASKGSNFLYPVFVIDPHYMKPDPEAFSPGSSKAGLNRIQFLLESLRDLDLNLKRLGSRLLVPKGEPSEVLIRCLKEKWDVKKLCFEYDTEPYYQALDVKVKSYASTAGIEIYSPVSHTLFNPADIIRKNGGKPPLSYQSFLKLAGEPSWASSPLSITLSSLPPVGNTGNCNISEVPTVEELGYEETQQDELSPFRGGETEALKRLRESIENKEWVAKFEKPKGDPSVFLKPATTVLSPYLKFGCLSSRYFYICLKDLYKNVKTHTVPPVSLAGQLLWRDFFYTVAFGTPSFDRMRGNKICKQIPWNDDDELLVAWREARTGFPWIDAIMTQLRKWGWMHHLARHCVACFLTRGDLFVHWEKGRDVFERLLIDSDWAINNGNWLWLSCSSFFYQYNRIYSPISFGKKYDPNGDYIRHFLPVLKDMPKEYIYEPWTAPLSIQNKAKCIIGRDYPKPVVAHDSASKDCRRRMAEAYALNQKMSGMVSAEDLRNLRRKLEEDQKPEVENKRQRKLIG; this is translated from the exons ATGTCATCGGGTTCGGGTTCTCTAATGTGGTTCCGGAAGGGCCTGAGGATCCACGACAACCCTGCTCTCGAGTACGCCTCCAAAGGCTCCAATTTTCTCTACCCGGTGTTCGTGATCGACCCGCATTACATGAAGCCCGACCCGGAAGCATTCTCACCCGGGTCATCCAAAGCCGGTCTGAACCGGATTCAGTTTCTGCTCGAGAGCCTtagggatttggatttgaacCTCAAGAGGCTCGGGTCCAGATTGTTGGTGCCCAAAGGCGAGCCCAGCGAGGTACTCATTCGTTGCCTGAAGGAG AAGTGGGATGTGAAAAAGCTCTGCTTTGAGTATGATACAGAACCATATTATCAAGCTTTAGATGTTAAAGTCAAG aGCTATGCCTCTACGGCCGGCATTGAGATTTACAGTCCTGTAAGTCACACACTCTTCAATCCCGCAGATATTATACGGAAG AATGGGGGAAAGCCACCTTTGAGTTATCAATCATTTCTGAAGCTTGCTGGAGAGCCCTCATGGGCGTCGTCCCCACTTTCTATTACACTTTCTTCACTTCCTCCGGTTGGGAATACTGGAAATTGCAATATTTCAGAAGTTCCAACGGTCGAAGAACTTGGCTATGAAGAGACTCAACAG GATGAATTGTCTCCTTTTAGAGGTGGTGAAACAGAAGCCTTGAAGAGGTTAAGAGAATCAATTGAAAACAAG GAGTGGGTGGCCAAATTCGAAAAACCTAAGGGTGATCCATCTGTGTTTCTGAAGCCAGCAACAACTGTTTTATCACCTTATTTGAAA TTTGGTTGTCTCTCTTCCAGATACTTCTACATATGCCTTAaagatttatataaaaatgtCAAAACGCATACAGTACCTCCGGTATCTCTTGCTGGACAG TTGTTATGGCGAGACTTTTTCTACACGGTGGCATTTGGCACTCCTAGTTTTGATCGGATGAGGGGAAACAAAATATGCAAGCAG ATACCTtggaatgatgatgatgaactGCTGGTGGCTTGGAGGGAGGCTAGAACAGGATTCCCTTGGATTGATGCCATCATGACCCAG CTCCGGAAGTGGGGTTGGATGCACCATCTAGCACGACACTGTGTTGCATGTTTTTTAACTCGTGGTGATCTG TTTGTTCACTGGGAAAAAGGGCGTGATGTTTTTGAGAGGCTTCTGATTGATTCAGATTGGGCAATTAATAATGGAAACTGGCTATGGCTATCGTGCTCATCATTTTTCTACCAG TATAACCGTATCTACTCCCCAATCTCGTTTGGAAAGAAGTACGACCCAAATGGTGATTACATTAGACATTTTCTCCCTGTACTTAAAG ATATGCCAAAGGAGTACATTTATGAGCCATGGACGGCTCCTCTAAGCATTCAAAACAAGGCAAAGTGCATAATTGGAAGAGATTATCCAAAGCCAG TGGTTGCCCACGATTCTGCAAGCAAGGATTGCAGGAGGAGAATGGCTGAAGCATATGCATTGAACCAGAAGATGAGTGGCATGGTGAGCGCAGAAGATCTAAGAAACTTGAGGAGGAAACTGGAGGAAGACCAAAAGCCAGAGGTCGAAAATAAACGGCAAAGAAAGCTAATTGGCTGA
- the LOC117623377 gene encoding uncharacterized protein LOC117623377: MYNKLSTLLLVLLCAANCHITLSLVTDGLLPNGNFEYGPKKSDLKGTVVTQPNAIPNWEVSGYVEYIKSGQKQGDMLLVVPEGGFAVRLGNEASIKQKIKVTKGRFYSVTFSAARTCGQEETLNVSISPNLEKNDWGIFPIQTMYSSNGWDSYAWGFNANSDELEFRIHNPGAEDDAACGPLIDSVALKILAPPKRTRANLLENGNFEEGPFVFPNTSWGVLIPPHIEDDHSPLPGWIIESLKAVKYIDSNHFAVPEGQRAIELVAGKESALAQVVFTKPGRLYALTFSVGDSKNACEGSLVVEAFAGKDTLKVPYESKGKGGFKRARLLFTAVETHTRVMFLSTFYTMSADHSGSLCGPVIDDVKLLSVRRRSV; the protein is encoded by the exons ATGTATAACAAGCTCAGTACCCTGCTGTTAGTTCTCTTGTGTGCAGCTAATTGCCACATAACCTTATCACTCGTCACAGATG GCTTATTACCGAACGGCAACTTCGAGTACGGCCCGAAGAAATCAGACCTCAAGGGCACGGTAGTGACCCAGCCTAATGCCATTCCCAACTGGGAAGTCTCAGGCTACGTTGAGTACATAAAATCAGGGCAAAAACAAGGTGACATGTTGCTGGTTGTGCCTGAGGGTGGCTTTGCAGTGAGGCTCGGCAACGAGGCCTCGATCAAGCAGAAGATCAAGGTCACAAAAGGCAGGTTTTACTCTGTCACATTCAGTGCAGCTCGAACGTGTGGACAGGAGGAGACATTGAACGTCTCAATCTCCCCCAACCTTGAGAAGAATGACTGGGGGATCTTCCCAATCCAGACCATGTACAGCAGCAATGGATGGGATTCTTATGCATGGGGTTTTAATGCAAACTCTGATGAGCTTGAGTTTAGGATCCATAACCCAGGTGCGGAGGATGATGCAGCCTGTGGCCCTCTTATTGATTCTGTTGCCTTGAAGATCTTGGCTCCTCCTAAACGCACTAGAG CCAACTTGTTGGAAAATGGCAACTTTGAAGAAGGGCCCTTTGTGTTCCCCAATACATCGTGGGGGGTCCTAATCCCACCTCACATAGAAGACGACCACAGCCCACTACCAGGCTGGATAATCGAATCGCTCAAGGCCGTCAAGTACATTGACTCAAATCACTTCGCCGTCCCGGAGGGCCAAAGAGCCATCGAGCTCGTCGCCGGCAAAGAAAGCGCCTTAGCCCAAGTCGTCTTCACCAAGCCCGGCCGCCTCTACGCTCTCACATTCTCCGTCGGAGACTCCAAAAACGCCTGCGAAGGGTCGCTGGTCGTGGAGGCGTTTGCCGGCAAAGACACTCTCAAGGTCCCGTACGAGTCCAAAGGCAAAGGTGGGTTCAAGCGCGCGAGGCTCTTGTTCACTGCCGTGGAGACGCACACCAGGGTCATGTTCCTCAGCACCTTTTACACCATGTCAGCTGACCACTCTGGGTCTCTGTGTGGTCCGGTGATCGATGACGTGAAGTTGCTCAGCGTTCGCAGACGAAGTGTTTGA
- the LOC117620631 gene encoding uncharacterized protein LOC117620631 — protein sequence MATPLTSFRPVSIRPNASGSQRPDPNRLKPSSSSWWTPLFGWSSDPAEYITADPALNSRNNDLVSGSDPARPGPRFGLGCFTEEKAKQLRKKTLETSGFHDIMYHSAIASRLASDLSDQ from the coding sequence ATGGCAACTCCTCTCACGTCTTTCAGACCCGTTTCGATCCGTCCCAACGCCTCCGGATCCCAGCGACCCGACCCGAATCGCCTCAAGCCCTCCTCCTCCAGCTGGTGGACGCCGCTCTTCGGCTGGTCGTCCGACCCGGCAGAATACATCACCGCTGATCCGGCGCTAAACTCCCGCAACAACGATCTGGTTTCTGGGAGCGACCCGGCCCGACCCGGGCCCAGATTCGGGCTGGGGTGCTTCACGGAAGAGAAGGCGAAGCAGCTCCGGAAGAAGACCCTGGAGACTTCCGGATTCCATGATATCATGTACCACTCGGCCATCGCGTCTCGGCTCGCCTCCGATTTATCGGACCAGTAg
- the LOC117620516 gene encoding (6-4)DNA photolyase isoform X2, producing MSSGSGSLMWFRKGLRIHDNPALEYASKGSNFLYPVFVIDPHYMKPDPEAFSPGSSKAGLNRIQFLLESLRDLDLNLKRLGSRLLVPKGEPSEVLIRCLKEWDVKKLCFEYDTEPYYQALDVKVKSYASTAGIEIYSPVSHTLFNPADIIRKNGGKPPLSYQSFLKLAGEPSWASSPLSITLSSLPPVGNTGNCNISEVPTVEELGYEETQQDELSPFRGGETEALKRLRESIENKEWVAKFEKPKGDPSVFLKPATTVLSPYLKFGCLSSRYFYICLKDLYKNVKTHTVPPVSLAGQLLWRDFFYTVAFGTPSFDRMRGNKICKQIPWNDDDELLVAWREARTGFPWIDAIMTQLRKWGWMHHLARHCVACFLTRGDLFVHWEKGRDVFERLLIDSDWAINNGNWLWLSCSSFFYQYNRIYSPISFGKKYDPNGDYIRHFLPVLKDMPKEYIYEPWTAPLSIQNKAKCIIGRDYPKPVVAHDSASKDCRRRMAEAYALNQKMSGMVSAEDLRNLRRKLEEDQKPEVENKRQRKLIG from the exons ATGTCATCGGGTTCGGGTTCTCTAATGTGGTTCCGGAAGGGCCTGAGGATCCACGACAACCCTGCTCTCGAGTACGCCTCCAAAGGCTCCAATTTTCTCTACCCGGTGTTCGTGATCGACCCGCATTACATGAAGCCCGACCCGGAAGCATTCTCACCCGGGTCATCCAAAGCCGGTCTGAACCGGATTCAGTTTCTGCTCGAGAGCCTtagggatttggatttgaacCTCAAGAGGCTCGGGTCCAGATTGTTGGTGCCCAAAGGCGAGCCCAGCGAGGTACTCATTCGTTGCCTGAAGGAG TGGGATGTGAAAAAGCTCTGCTTTGAGTATGATACAGAACCATATTATCAAGCTTTAGATGTTAAAGTCAAG aGCTATGCCTCTACGGCCGGCATTGAGATTTACAGTCCTGTAAGTCACACACTCTTCAATCCCGCAGATATTATACGGAAG AATGGGGGAAAGCCACCTTTGAGTTATCAATCATTTCTGAAGCTTGCTGGAGAGCCCTCATGGGCGTCGTCCCCACTTTCTATTACACTTTCTTCACTTCCTCCGGTTGGGAATACTGGAAATTGCAATATTTCAGAAGTTCCAACGGTCGAAGAACTTGGCTATGAAGAGACTCAACAG GATGAATTGTCTCCTTTTAGAGGTGGTGAAACAGAAGCCTTGAAGAGGTTAAGAGAATCAATTGAAAACAAG GAGTGGGTGGCCAAATTCGAAAAACCTAAGGGTGATCCATCTGTGTTTCTGAAGCCAGCAACAACTGTTTTATCACCTTATTTGAAA TTTGGTTGTCTCTCTTCCAGATACTTCTACATATGCCTTAaagatttatataaaaatgtCAAAACGCATACAGTACCTCCGGTATCTCTTGCTGGACAG TTGTTATGGCGAGACTTTTTCTACACGGTGGCATTTGGCACTCCTAGTTTTGATCGGATGAGGGGAAACAAAATATGCAAGCAG ATACCTtggaatgatgatgatgaactGCTGGTGGCTTGGAGGGAGGCTAGAACAGGATTCCCTTGGATTGATGCCATCATGACCCAG CTCCGGAAGTGGGGTTGGATGCACCATCTAGCACGACACTGTGTTGCATGTTTTTTAACTCGTGGTGATCTG TTTGTTCACTGGGAAAAAGGGCGTGATGTTTTTGAGAGGCTTCTGATTGATTCAGATTGGGCAATTAATAATGGAAACTGGCTATGGCTATCGTGCTCATCATTTTTCTACCAG TATAACCGTATCTACTCCCCAATCTCGTTTGGAAAGAAGTACGACCCAAATGGTGATTACATTAGACATTTTCTCCCTGTACTTAAAG ATATGCCAAAGGAGTACATTTATGAGCCATGGACGGCTCCTCTAAGCATTCAAAACAAGGCAAAGTGCATAATTGGAAGAGATTATCCAAAGCCAG TGGTTGCCCACGATTCTGCAAGCAAGGATTGCAGGAGGAGAATGGCTGAAGCATATGCATTGAACCAGAAGATGAGTGGCATGGTGAGCGCAGAAGATCTAAGAAACTTGAGGAGGAAACTGGAGGAAGACCAAAAGCCAGAGGTCGAAAATAAACGGCAAAGAAAGCTAATTGGCTGA
- the LOC117621486 gene encoding chaperone protein dnaJ A6, chloroplastic-like, whose amino-acid sequence MAIIPSGSTWVAQWGIRPQTMLRPCAMNKMLTSQCCVTSKIGYLGAPSSSFFSRDSLNALFCAGPSQTSHHSRGARFIVRADSDFYSVLGVSRNASKSEIKSAYRKLARSFHPDVNKEPGAETKFKEISNAYEVLSDDEKRSLYDKYGEAGLKGAGMGTGDFSNPFDLFESLFEGMGGMGGMGGMGGMGGRGSRSRAVDGQDEYYNLVLNFKEAVFGVEKEIEISRLESCGTCNGSGAKPGTKPSRCSTCGGQGQVVQSARTPLGVFQQVMTCSSCGGSGETSIPCNTCSGDSRVRRTKRISLKVPAGVDSGSRLRVRNEGNAGRRGGSPGDLFVIIEVIPDPVLKRDDTNILYTCKVSYIDAILGTTIKVPTVDGMVDLKIPAGTQPNTTLVMAKKGVPLLNKSNMRGDQLVRVQVEIPKRLSNDEKKLIEELASLSKGKATSRR is encoded by the exons ATGGCAATAATACCTTCTGGAAGTACATGGGTTGCTCAATGGGGTATTCGTCCTCAGACTATGCTAAGGCCCTGTGCCATGAATAAGATGCTCACATCCCAATGCTg TGTTACAAGCAAAATAGGCTATTTGGGGGCACCGAGTTCAAGCTTCTTCTCTCGGGATTCCTTGAATGCTCTATTCTGTGCAGGCCCATCTCAAACTTCACATCACAGTAGGGGAGCGAGATTCATAGTTAGAGCAGATTCT GATTTTTATTCTGTTCTTGGGGTCTCAAGAAATGCGAGTAAATCAGAAATCAAAAGCG CTTACCGGAAGCTTGCAAGAAGTTTTCACCCAGATGTAAACAA AGAACCAGGGGcagaaacaaaattcaaggaaATTAGCAATGCATATGAG GTCTTGTCTGATGATGAAAAACGATCATTATATGACAAATATGGAGAGGCTGGACTTAAAGGTGCTGGTATGGGTACTGGG GATTTCAGCAATCCGTTTGATCTGTTTGAGTCACTATTTGAGGGCATGGGCGGTATGGGCGGGATGGGCGGAATGGGTGGAATGGGGGGAAGAGGTTCTAGGAGTCGAGCTGTTGACGGACAAGACGAATATTATAATCTTGTCTTGAACTTCAAGGAAGCAGTTTTTGGGGTCGAAAAGGAGATTGAGATTAGCCGGTTGGAGAGCTGCGGGACTTGCAATGGTTCAGGTGCTAAACCAGGCACCAAGCCATCCAGATGCAGCACATGTGGTGGGCAAGGTCAGGTTGTTCAATCAGCAAGGACTCCTTTAGGTGTCTTCCAGCAGGTCATGACATGCTCTTCATGTGGTGGGTCTGGGGAAACATCCATCCCCTGCAACACTTGCTCTGGGGATAGTCGGGTGAGGAGGACGAAGCGGATCAGTCTTAAAGTTCCAGCTGGTGTGGACTCTGGAAGCCGTTTAAGAGTCCGAAATGAAGGTAATGCTGGAAGGCGGGGCGGGTCTCCTGGTGACCTATTTGTTATTATAGAAGTTATCCCAGACCCTGTCCTCAAACGGGATGATACCAACATTTTGTACACCTGCAAGGTGTCGTATATTGATGCAATTTTGGGGACTACAATTAAGGTTCCAACAGTTGACGGCATGGTTGATTTGAAGATTCCAGCTGGGACTCAACCAAACACGACCCTTGTGATGGCCAAGAAAGGTGTTCCTCTTTTAAACAAGAGCAACATGAGAGGTGATCAGCTGGTCCGTGTGCAGGTTGAAATCCCAAAGAGATTGAGCAATGATGAGAAGAAGCTCATCGAGGAACTTGCGAGTCTAAGCAAGGGCAAGGCCACAAGCCGgagataa